The proteins below come from a single Miscanthus floridulus cultivar M001 chromosome 1, ASM1932011v1, whole genome shotgun sequence genomic window:
- the LOC136533528 gene encoding probable prolyl 4-hydroxylase 3, translated as MAGRAAGRGGRPLLGGSGGGGKRGGRPSMAVVAALLLACAALLLLLALGALSLPGASDGPGGRGAGLARPRPRSRFRRSTFDSGLEMRGEKGEPWTEVLSWEPRAFVYHNFLSKEECDHLISLAKPHMRKSTVVDSTTGGSKDSRVRTSSGMFLRRGQDKIIRTIEKRIADYTFIPVEHGEGLQVLHYEVGQKYDPHFDYFHDDHNTKNGGQRVATLLMYLSDVEDGGETVFPSSTTNSSSSPFYNELSECAKGSLSVKPKMGDALLFWSMKPDGSLDPTSLHGGCPVIKGNKWSSTKWMRVHEYKG; from the exons ATGGCGGGCCGGGCGGCGGGGCGAGGCGGGAGGCCGCTGCTGGGCGGAAGCGGTGGGGGCGGGAAGCGGGGCGGGAGGCCGTCGATGGCGGTcgtggcggcgctgctgctggcgTGCGCggcgctgctcctgctcctggcgCTCGGCGCGCTATCGCTGCCCGGTGCCTCCGACGGCCCCGGGGGCCGCGGTGCGGGGCtcgcgcgcccgcgcccgcgctcgcgcttcCGCAGATCCACCTTCGACTC GGGGCTAGAGATGCGTGGGGAGAAGGGGGAGCCGTGGACGGAGGTGCTGTCGTGGGAGCCCCGCGCGTTCGTGTACCACAACTTTCtc TCCAAGGAAGAATGTGACCATTTGATTTCACTGGCAAAGCCTCATATGAGGAAGTCAACAGTAGTTGATTCAACAACTGGAGGGAGCAAGGATAGCAG GGTGCGGACAAGTTCAGGAATGTTTCTTAGAAGAGGGCAGGACAAAATTATTCGGACAATTGAGAAAAGGATAGCAGATTACACCTTCATACCTGTAG AGCATGGTGAGGGTCTTCAAGTTCTCCACTATGAAGTTGGGCAGAAGTACGATCCTCACTTTGATTACTTCCATGATGATCACAACACCAAGAATGGAGGCCAGCGTGTAGCAACTCTTCTTATGTATCT TTCGGatgttgaagatggtggcgagACTGTGTTCCCTTCGTCGACAACAAACAGCAGCTCTTCACCATTTTATAATGAGCTGTCTGAATGTGCAAAGGGCAGTCTATCTGTTAAACCAAAGATGGGAGATGCACTTCTGTTCTGGAGCATGAAGCCTGATGGATCCCTGGATCCCACAAGCCTGCATG GTGGATGCCCAGTGATAAAAGGCAACAAATGGTCATCGACAAAGTGGATGCGTGTTCATGAGTACAAAGGTTAG
- the LOC136533382 gene encoding lanC-like protein GCL2 isoform X1, with protein MGNRCGTGDKTKTKATGGLTGRETPSSSHASKRRRGLRGESMADRFFPNDFPDFVAEAEACDGDGDGDGDGHRAAGFRGLLSLPYTRLSDRFVRAARRLKDKVVEETWVKAGRKVTDYTLYTGSLGTALLLFKSFQVTGDRGDLALAADIVRACDEASRGLPRRFLTFICGRAGVCALGAVIAKHCDDQLRVTQYLSSFDEITVTEKVPNELLYGRAGYLWACLFLNKHLSGKTIPLEHINSVAKDIINEGRNLASKGSSPLMYEWHGKKYWGAAHGLAGIMHVLMHTELKPDEQDDVKNTLRYMIKNRFPSGNYPSSEGNDSDRLVHWCHGAPGVALTLAKAYEVFHDDYFKQSAAEAAEVVWNRGLLKRVGICHGVSGNAYVFLSLYRLTGNVEYLYRAKAFACFLLEKADQLIAEGAMHGGDRPFSLFEGKAGMAYLLLDMVDPSESRFPAYEL; from the exons ATGGGAAACCGCTGTGGGACAGGCGACAAGACGAAGACGAAGGCGACAGGAGGCCTCACCGGTCGCGAAACCCCCTCCTCCAGCCACGCCTCCAAACGGCGCCGGGGCCTGCGCGGCGAGTCCATGGCTGACCGCTTCTTCCCCAACGACTTTCCCGACTTCGTCGCCGAGGCTGAGGcctgcgacggcgacggcgacggcgacggcgacgggcaCCGCGCCGCGGGGTTTCGGGGCCTGCTCTCGCTTCCGTACACCAGGCTCTCCGATCGCTTCgtccgcgccgcgcgccgcctcAAGGACAAG GTGGTGGAGGAGACGTGGGTGAAAGCCGGGCGGAAGGTGACGGACTACACGCTCTACACAGGCTCTCTCGGGACAGCGCTGCTGCTATTCAAGTCCTTCCAGGTCACCGGCGACCGCGGGGACCTCGCGCTCGCTGCTGACATCGTCCGCGCGTGCGACGAAGCGTCCCGGGGCCTGCC GCGCAGGTTCTTGACATTCATATGCGGGCGGGCCGGTGTCTGCGCTCTTGGAGCGGTGATTGCCAAACATTGCGATGATCAGCTGAGGGTCACTCAATATCTGAGCTCCTTTGATGAG ATAACAGTCACTGAGAAAGTTCCAAACGAACTGCTGTATGGAAGGGCGGGTTATCTGTGGGCTTGTTTGTTCTTGAATAAGCATCTCAGCGGGAAGACGATCCCTCTCGAGCACATT AATTCTGTGGCAAAGGACATCATCAATGAGGGAAGAAATCTTGCAAGCAAGGGGAGTAGCCCGCTGATGTACGAATGGCATGGGAAGAAATACTGGGGTGCTGCCCATGGTCTTGCTGGAATCATGCACGTGCTCATGCACACTGAGCTGAAACCAGATGAGCAGGATGATGTAAAGAACACCCTGCGGTATATGATCAAGAACAGGTTTCCTAGTGGCAACTATCCCTCAAGTGAAGGCAATGATTCGGATCGCTTGGTGCACTGGTGTCATGGTGCCCCAGGTGTTGCTCTTACACTTGCTAAAGCATATGAG GTCTtccatgatgattatttcaagcAATCAGCTGCAGAAGCTGCTGAGGTTGTCTGGAACCGAGGGCTTCTGAAGAGAGTTGGAATATGTCACGGTGTAAGCGGGAATGCCTATGTGTTTCTCTCACTCTACAGACTAACCGGTAACGTCGAGTACCTCTACCGGGCAAAGGCTTTTGCCTGCTTTCTTCTGGAGAAAGCTGATCAGTTGATAGCCGAGGGGGCCATGCATGGTGGTGATCGCCCGTTTTCACTGTTTGAAGGGAAGGCTGGGATGGCATACCTCCTCTTGGACATGGTTGATCCATCTGAATCAAGGTTCCCGGCCTATGAACTTTGA
- the LOC136533382 gene encoding lanC-like protein GCL2 isoform X2, whose amino-acid sequence MGNRCGTGDKTKTKATGGLTGRETPSSSHASKRRRGLRGESMADRFFPNDFPDFVAEAEACDGDGDGDGDGHRAAGFRGLLSLPYTRLSDRFVRAARRLKDKVVEETWVKAGRKVTDYTLYTGSLGTALLLFKSFQVTGDRGDLALAADIVRACDEASRGLPFLTFICGRAGVCALGAVIAKHCDDQLRVTQYLSSFDEITVTEKVPNELLYGRAGYLWACLFLNKHLSGKTIPLEHINSVAKDIINEGRNLASKGSSPLMYEWHGKKYWGAAHGLAGIMHVLMHTELKPDEQDDVKNTLRYMIKNRFPSGNYPSSEGNDSDRLVHWCHGAPGVALTLAKAYEVFHDDYFKQSAAEAAEVVWNRGLLKRVGICHGVSGNAYVFLSLYRLTGNVEYLYRAKAFACFLLEKADQLIAEGAMHGGDRPFSLFEGKAGMAYLLLDMVDPSESRFPAYEL is encoded by the exons ATGGGAAACCGCTGTGGGACAGGCGACAAGACGAAGACGAAGGCGACAGGAGGCCTCACCGGTCGCGAAACCCCCTCCTCCAGCCACGCCTCCAAACGGCGCCGGGGCCTGCGCGGCGAGTCCATGGCTGACCGCTTCTTCCCCAACGACTTTCCCGACTTCGTCGCCGAGGCTGAGGcctgcgacggcgacggcgacggcgacggcgacgggcaCCGCGCCGCGGGGTTTCGGGGCCTGCTCTCGCTTCCGTACACCAGGCTCTCCGATCGCTTCgtccgcgccgcgcgccgcctcAAGGACAAG GTGGTGGAGGAGACGTGGGTGAAAGCCGGGCGGAAGGTGACGGACTACACGCTCTACACAGGCTCTCTCGGGACAGCGCTGCTGCTATTCAAGTCCTTCCAGGTCACCGGCGACCGCGGGGACCTCGCGCTCGCTGCTGACATCGTCCGCGCGTGCGACGAAGCGTCCCGGGGCCTGCC GTTCTTGACATTCATATGCGGGCGGGCCGGTGTCTGCGCTCTTGGAGCGGTGATTGCCAAACATTGCGATGATCAGCTGAGGGTCACTCAATATCTGAGCTCCTTTGATGAG ATAACAGTCACTGAGAAAGTTCCAAACGAACTGCTGTATGGAAGGGCGGGTTATCTGTGGGCTTGTTTGTTCTTGAATAAGCATCTCAGCGGGAAGACGATCCCTCTCGAGCACATT AATTCTGTGGCAAAGGACATCATCAATGAGGGAAGAAATCTTGCAAGCAAGGGGAGTAGCCCGCTGATGTACGAATGGCATGGGAAGAAATACTGGGGTGCTGCCCATGGTCTTGCTGGAATCATGCACGTGCTCATGCACACTGAGCTGAAACCAGATGAGCAGGATGATGTAAAGAACACCCTGCGGTATATGATCAAGAACAGGTTTCCTAGTGGCAACTATCCCTCAAGTGAAGGCAATGATTCGGATCGCTTGGTGCACTGGTGTCATGGTGCCCCAGGTGTTGCTCTTACACTTGCTAAAGCATATGAG GTCTtccatgatgattatttcaagcAATCAGCTGCAGAAGCTGCTGAGGTTGTCTGGAACCGAGGGCTTCTGAAGAGAGTTGGAATATGTCACGGTGTAAGCGGGAATGCCTATGTGTTTCTCTCACTCTACAGACTAACCGGTAACGTCGAGTACCTCTACCGGGCAAAGGCTTTTGCCTGCTTTCTTCTGGAGAAAGCTGATCAGTTGATAGCCGAGGGGGCCATGCATGGTGGTGATCGCCCGTTTTCACTGTTTGAAGGGAAGGCTGGGATGGCATACCTCCTCTTGGACATGGTTGATCCATCTGAATCAAGGTTCCCGGCCTATGAACTTTGA